The Fervidobacterium pennivorans DNA segment TTTGTTAAGAATTGTGTACACCTCTTCTGCAGTCAAGCCTTCTTTTTCCATAAGGAATGTGACAATGGATGGGTCAATGTCTCCGCTTCTCGTTCCCATTACCAAACCTTCGAGTGGTGTGAAACCCATCGATGTGTCTATACTATGTCCATTCATAACAGCTGCTACAGATGCTCCGTTACCGAGGTGAACTGTTATGATTTTGGATTTGTGGTAATCAAGTCCCAGGATTTCTGCAGTTCTTTTTGACACATACCTATGGCTTGTTCCATGGAAACCATACCTTCTGATTTTGTATTTCTTGTAGTATTCGTAGGGTATCGCGTAAAGATACGCTTTTGCTGGCATCTTTGAATGGAATGCTGTGTCAAAGACTGCAACGTTTGGAACTCCTGGCAGGAGCTTCATCATTGCCCTTATACCCATTATATTTGGTGGATTGTGGAGCGGGGCAAGGTAGGAATATTCTTCAAGCGCTCTCATCACTTCGTCATCAATCAAAACCGAACCAGAGAACTTTTCTCCGCCATGAACAACTCTGTGACCAACCGCATCGATTTCGCTCAAGTCTTTTACTCCTCCGACCTTTTCGTCAACTATCAATTCAAGTACATATTTAAGGGCATCTTCGTGGTCTTTCATTGGTTTTTCAACAACGACTTTTTGTTCATCTTTCTTGTGAACAATTCTGCTTCCTGGGATTCCTATTCTTTCAGCAAGTCCTTTGCACAGCACCTGTTCTGTATCCATATCAAGAAACTGATACTTTATCGATGAACTTCCACAGTTGACAACCAAAACTCGCACTTGGATCCCTCCTCTGTATATGTTTTAAGTTAACCGCAAACCTTTATCCTGAAAACCTAAAATTATGCTTTTCCAGCTGCTCCAAGAAATTCAAGTCTGTTCATAACGACTTCTTTGACTAATTTCTTACCAGCACCTAAATAGTGTCTTGGATCGAATTCTTTTGGATTTTCTTTTAGGAACTTTCTAAGTCCTGCGATAAAGGCAATTCTCAAATCTGTATCCGTATTAACCTTGTTTATACCAAGCTCAACGCACTTTTTGAGTTGGTCCTCAGGTACACCCTTCGCTCCGCCTAAATCTGCTCCGTATTCCTCTGCCATCTTCACGTACTCTGGCAAAACACTCGAGGCACCGTGGAGAACAAGTGGAATTTTTGTCAGTTCTTTAACCTTTTTGAGTCTTTCAAAATCAAGCTTCGCTTCACCTTTGAACTTAAATGCACCATGGCTCGTCCCAATTGCTGGTGCCAAGAAGTCAACACCCGTCTCTTCGACAAATATCTTTGCTTGCTCAGGATCTACCAACACGGACTCAGCGGCAACTACGTTATCTTCAACACCTGCGAGTTGACCAAGCTCGGCTTCGACAGAAACACCTGCTGCGTGCGCTATTTTGACTATCTCTTTAGTTTCCTTAAGATTTTCTTCAAAAGGCTTTTCGGAAGCGTCAATCATAACCGAAGAATATCCTGCCTTTATCGCTGCTATTATATACTCAAAGTGCTTACCGTGGTCAAGGTGGAGTGCTATTGGTATATCAA contains these protein-coding regions:
- the fba gene encoding class II fructose-1,6-bisphosphate aldolase; the protein is MYVNTKDILEKASKEYYAVPAFNINNMEFFHAILEGALEKRAPLIIETSEGAIKYAGNGDIFKGARYFVELVRLFADSVDIPIALHLDHGKHFEYIIAAIKAGYSSVMIDASEKPFEENLKETKEIVKIAHAAGVSVEAELGQLAGVEDNVVAAESVLVDPEQAKIFVEETGVDFLAPAIGTSHGAFKFKGEAKLDFERLKKVKELTKIPLVLHGASSVLPEYVKMAEEYGADLGGAKGVPEDQLKKCVELGINKVNTDTDLRIAFIAGLRKFLKENPKEFDPRHYLGAGKKLVKEVVMNRLEFLGAAGKA
- the ackA gene encoding acetate kinase; protein product: MRVLVVNCGSSSIKYQFLDMDTEQVLCKGLAERIGIPGSRIVHKKDEQKVVVEKPMKDHEDALKYVLELIVDEKVGGVKDLSEIDAVGHRVVHGGEKFSGSVLIDDEVMRALEEYSYLAPLHNPPNIMGIRAMMKLLPGVPNVAVFDTAFHSKMPAKAYLYAIPYEYYKKYKIRRYGFHGTSHRYVSKRTAEILGLDYHKSKIITVHLGNGASVAAVMNGHSIDTSMGFTPLEGLVMGTRSGDIDPSIVTFLMEKEGLTAEEVYTILNKKSGVLGLTDGFSSDMRDIEDKALEGDPVCRLALDIYEYRIAKYIGAYVAAMNGVDAIAFTAGVGENSPVTRKEICENYLGYLGIKIDDEKNNVKGEERIITTPDSKVKVLIVPTNEELMIARDTKEIIEKGLRQLEY